A part of Crassostrea angulata isolate pt1a10 chromosome 5, ASM2561291v2, whole genome shotgun sequence genomic DNA contains:
- the LOC128185357 gene encoding uncharacterized protein LOC128185357: METVFTVLQISFLFLFIDASYSDLCKSTEGELECCPEYSWNRIEERCKKCDAGKFGPRCEKDCPYPYYGNLCVFRCDCNENLCIPTDGCSDKTNTSTTSSQKPRMLSLSSSNAERKNPFNMKPIDRPTSHYCLTKLPKVQALVKMVLNIYMYFIFKTVSHIKKLYFLLVTGLYAITKETSTPNVSYNDDHTYTDEETQHHEEYLRSQYIQFVTVSLAVLVVVMCIIYVGTKSIVRRRLSTDTTC; encoded by the exons atgGAGACTGTGTTTACGGTACTCCAAATaagtttcttatttttatttatcgaTGCCTCCTATTCGGATTTATGCAAAAG TACAGAAGGGGAGCTCGAGTGCTGTCCAGAATATTCATGGAATAGAATAGAGGAAAGATGCAAAA AATGTGATGCTGGTAAATTTGGACCTCGTTGTGAAAAAGACTGCCCGTACCCTTATTATGGAAATCTTTGCGTGTTCAGATGTGACTGCAATGAGAATCTTTGCATTCCTACTGACGGTTGCTCAG ACAAGACAAATACTTCAACAACCTCTTCACAGAAGCCCCGAATGCTAAGCCTATCATCATCCAATGCAGAGAGAAAAAATC ctTTCAACATGAAACCT atagacaggcctacgtcacactactgtttgacaaaactacccaaagtccaagctcttgttaaaatggttctaaatatctacatgtatttcattttcaaaacagtcagtcacataaaaaaattgtatttcctTTTAGTTACAGGTCTTTATGCTATTACAAAAGAAACATCGACTCCAAACGTCTCCTATAACGATGATCACACATATACTGACGAGGAAACCCAGCATCATGAAGAGTATCTGCGTTCTCAGTACATACAGTTTGTGACAGTCAGTCTTGCTGTCCTGGTAGTCGTAATGTGTATCATATACGTAGGAACAAAGTCAATCGTGAGACGACGTCTATCAACTGATACCACTTGTTGA